A section of the Marinoscillum sp. 108 genome encodes:
- the rpsI gene encoding 30S ribosomal protein S9 codes for MEITNTIGRRKTSVARIYLQSGKGAITVNNKDIATYFPSEILQTIVKQPLVTLQLDGNYDINVNVDGGGPKGQAEAVRLAISRALVELDEENKPALKKEGFMTRDPRMVERKKYGRRKARRRFQFSKR; via the coding sequence ATGGAAATCACTAACACCATTGGAAGAAGGAAGACCTCTGTAGCTAGAATCTACCTACAGAGCGGTAAAGGTGCTATCACTGTGAACAACAAGGATATCGCCACCTACTTTCCCTCTGAAATTTTACAGACCATCGTAAAGCAGCCTCTAGTGACGCTGCAACTCGACGGCAACTATGATATCAACGTGAATGTTGATGGAGGCGGACCAAAAGGTCAGGCTGAAGCGGTAAGACTTGCAATCTCCAGAGCACTGGTAGAGCTAGACGAAGAAAACAAACCAGCTTTGAAAAAAGAAGGTTTTATGACTCGTGACCCTCGAATGGTAGAGCGTAAGAAATACGGTAGAAGGAAAGCAAGAAGAAGATTCCAATTCAGTAAACGTTAA
- a CDS encoding 2-C-methyl-D-erythritol 4-phosphate cytidylyltransferase: protein MQKSVIIVAGGSGTRMQQSLPKQFIEILEKPIVVHTIEAFLAYDQSISVVLVLPSAHFSTWRALAERFFPNTTIHLEAGGATRFQSVKSGLRVINEGLVAIHDAVRPLISPQVIAESFLSAAQKGSGVVMVPLKDSIRRKVEGKTAAEDRTAFFTVQTPQTFQVAQIKKAFEQAELETFTDDASVYEHAGMLVSAVTGEYTNLKITTPEDLILAEAIMNQRKK from the coding sequence ATGCAAAAGAGTGTAATCATAGTAGCTGGTGGTAGTGGCACGCGCATGCAGCAGTCACTGCCCAAGCAGTTTATAGAAATTCTAGAAAAGCCTATAGTGGTTCATACCATTGAGGCTTTTTTAGCTTATGATCAGTCCATTTCGGTGGTGCTGGTACTTCCCAGCGCTCATTTCAGCACCTGGAGAGCACTGGCTGAGCGATTTTTTCCCAATACCACTATCCACCTGGAAGCGGGTGGAGCCACAAGGTTTCAAAGTGTCAAGTCAGGACTAAGGGTGATCAACGAAGGGCTGGTAGCCATACATGATGCCGTTAGGCCACTGATCTCCCCTCAGGTGATCGCAGAGTCATTTCTTTCTGCAGCGCAAAAGGGTTCAGGCGTGGTGATGGTGCCTTTGAAGGATTCGATCAGGCGTAAAGTAGAAGGTAAGACGGCAGCTGAGGATCGGACTGCCTTTTTTACAGTACAGACCCCACAGACCTTTCAGGTAGCTCAGATCAAAAAGGCTTTCGAGCAAGCGGAGCTGGAGACTTTTACAGATGATGCCTCAGTGTATGAACATGCCGGGATGCTCGTGTCAGCGGTCACAGGGGAGTATACCAACCTCAAAATCACTACGCCGGAAGATTTGATTTTGGCGGAGGCGATTATGAACCAGCGAAAAAAATAG
- the rplM gene encoding 50S ribosomal protein L13 encodes MDTLSYKTVSLNSATVEKNWVIVDADSKVLGRVSSEVAKIIRGKNKASYTPHVDCGDNVIVINADKVRLTGKKWNDKQYVRHTGFPGGQRFETPLEVKAKSSTLLVERAVKGMLPKNRLGSKLFKNLYVYAGAEHPHAAQQPKEVKL; translated from the coding sequence TTGGATACTTTAAGCTATAAAACGGTATCGTTAAACAGTGCTACAGTAGAAAAGAATTGGGTCATCGTAGACGCAGATTCAAAAGTGTTGGGTAGAGTGTCCAGCGAAGTAGCTAAAATCATTAGAGGAAAAAACAAAGCCAGTTACACTCCGCACGTGGATTGTGGTGACAATGTCATCGTGATCAATGCAGACAAAGTAAGACTGACAGGTAAAAAGTGGAATGACAAGCAGTACGTTCGTCACACAGGATTTCCTGGAGGGCAGCGTTTTGAAACTCCTCTTGAAGTGAAGGCTAAATCTTCAACCCTTTTAGTAGAAAGAGCTGTTAAAGGCATGCTTCCTAAGAACAGACTTGGAAGTAAGCTCTTTAAAAATTTATACGTGTATGCAGGTGCTGAGCACCCTCATGCAGCACAACAACCAAAAGAAGTAAAACTTTAA
- a CDS encoding RluA family pseudouridine synthase translates to MHKYLKGITLKDLLIFENDHYLVINKPPYISTLDDRNDPVDILKLAKEHHADAQVCHRLDKETSGALVIAKHQEAYRHFAIMLERRQVKKVYHAVVGGIHEFDNVSADQPIYSTNSKSRVDFREGKPSLTLISTLETFKYHTLVKCFPVSGRLHQIRVHLAFHKAPISCDPVYGGEYIYLSGIKKNFNLSRHTDEEKPILPRVALHAHNIAFYDFDANEERTIEVEAPYPKDFGVLIKQLRKYL, encoded by the coding sequence ATGCATAAATACCTGAAAGGGATCACACTCAAGGACCTGCTTATTTTTGAAAATGACCACTATCTGGTCATCAATAAACCCCCGTATATCTCCACACTGGACGACAGGAACGACCCTGTAGATATTCTAAAACTAGCCAAAGAGCACCACGCCGATGCTCAGGTCTGCCATCGGCTGGACAAAGAAACCTCCGGAGCGCTCGTCATCGCGAAGCATCAGGAAGCCTACAGGCATTTTGCCATCATGCTGGAAAGACGTCAGGTAAAGAAAGTTTATCACGCTGTGGTAGGAGGCATTCATGAGTTTGATAATGTTTCCGCTGACCAGCCCATTTACTCCACCAACAGTAAGTCTCGGGTAGATTTCAGAGAAGGAAAACCTTCACTTACCCTTATCAGCACACTGGAAACCTTTAAATATCATACCTTGGTGAAGTGTTTTCCGGTATCGGGTCGCTTGCACCAGATTCGCGTACACCTTGCTTTTCACAAAGCACCCATCAGCTGCGATCCTGTGTATGGTGGAGAGTACATTTATCTCTCCGGGATCAAGAAAAACTTCAACCTTTCCCGTCATACCGACGAGGAAAAGCCGATTTTACCCCGAGTAGCCCTTCATGCACACAATATTGCGTTTTATGATTTTGACGCTAATGAGGAGCGAACAATCGAGGTAGAAGCACCTTACCCGAAGGATTTTGGTGTGTTAATCAAGCAGCTACGTAAATACCTGTGA
- a CDS encoding DUF2795 domain-containing protein: MYWTLELASYLEDAPWPASKDELIDFSIRSGAPLEVVENLQELEDDGQPYENIEEIWPDYPTKEDFFFNEDEY, from the coding sequence ATGTATTGGACATTAGAATTAGCTTCATATCTTGAAGACGCACCATGGCCAGCCAGTAAGGACGAATTGATAGATTTTTCTATTCGATCAGGAGCTCCGCTAGAGGTTGTAGAGAACCTTCAGGAACTTGAAGACGATGGACAGCCTTACGAAAACATTGAGGAGATTTGGCCTGACTACCCCACCAAAGAAGACTTTTTCTTCAATGAAGATGAGTATTAA
- a CDS encoding DUF349 domain-containing protein encodes MSAKEIPFGKILENKIILNGWGAYPDREIGVVREDEETSVKYFEERFTELEAKITALETEIESSENKGSFLMKLIHLKELLGTHDGLGNYQSLLDRLTAQEAYLEETIEKNRVRNTQIKQALIEELRVSVEKINWKEATQEIHDIKARWIKTGNPKEELQEELDTAFWGLIDQFFDKKKEFYEDKKRLGEKRKRDYQNVIAKADQLENLHGKERFDFIQTLKDEWREIGNIQKEDYSPLLRAFNNKLKPGPRPSQSQSFDIHELNKTLQRFTNGEQPYGFKQLEELKTQLKSYRPSDPEGKNLRRNAFQSIQLLLERDFIDKLAHKRFKNFKELEKAKKRQIRIGILEELINRDKADLDKYQENSANFSSSFGGTMDLIEKKLSQQKGKIQVKETLLQLLKRED; translated from the coding sequence GTGAGTGCAAAGGAAATACCTTTCGGGAAAATATTAGAAAATAAAATCATTCTCAATGGCTGGGGAGCTTACCCTGACCGTGAAATCGGTGTGGTGAGAGAAGATGAGGAAACTTCAGTAAAGTATTTCGAAGAGCGCTTCACTGAGCTGGAAGCTAAAATTACTGCCCTGGAAACAGAGATTGAAAGTTCTGAGAATAAGGGCTCATTTCTCATGAAGCTGATCCACCTCAAGGAACTTCTGGGGACACATGATGGTCTGGGTAATTACCAGTCACTTTTGGACCGACTCACTGCACAGGAGGCCTATCTGGAAGAGACCATAGAGAAAAACAGAGTACGCAATACCCAGATCAAGCAGGCCCTGATAGAGGAGCTCCGCGTCTCGGTGGAGAAAATAAACTGGAAGGAAGCCACACAGGAAATACATGACATAAAAGCCCGGTGGATCAAAACCGGAAATCCAAAAGAAGAGCTTCAGGAAGAACTGGACACCGCCTTCTGGGGACTGATTGATCAGTTTTTTGATAAGAAAAAGGAGTTTTACGAGGACAAAAAAAGACTCGGGGAGAAGCGCAAGCGCGACTATCAAAATGTAATCGCCAAAGCCGACCAGCTAGAGAACCTCCATGGCAAAGAGCGATTCGATTTCATTCAGACCCTGAAAGATGAATGGCGAGAGATTGGCAACATCCAAAAAGAAGATTATTCTCCCTTGCTCCGGGCGTTTAACAATAAATTAAAACCAGGACCAAGGCCCAGCCAGTCGCAGAGTTTTGACATCCACGAGCTGAACAAAACGCTCCAGCGCTTCACCAATGGTGAACAACCCTATGGCTTCAAACAGTTGGAGGAGCTTAAAACTCAACTCAAATCTTACCGGCCCAGTGATCCCGAAGGAAAAAACCTGAGAAGAAATGCCTTCCAAAGCATTCAGCTTTTACTGGAACGTGACTTCATCGACAAACTGGCCCACAAGCGTTTTAAAAACTTCAAAGAACTGGAAAAAGCGAAAAAGCGTCAGATAAGAATTGGTATTTTGGAGGAACTGATCAACCGTGATAAAGCGGATCTGGACAAATATCAGGAGAATTCGGCCAACTTTTCCTCTTCTTTTGGTGGGACAATGGACCTGATCGAAAAGAAACTATCGCAACAAAAAGGGAAAATTCAAGTAAAAGAAACCTTACTCCAGTTGCTTAAAAGGGAGGATTAA
- the recA gene encoding recombinase RecA — MSDNTEKLKALQLTIDKLEKAYGKGTIMKLSDNKVLDVPTISTGSLGLDMALGVGGIPKGRVIEIYGPESSGKTTLAMHCIAEAQKKGGLAAIIDAEHAFDKTYAEKLGIDTENLLISQPDNGEQALEIAEHLIRSGAIDIIVIDSVAALVPRSELEGEMGDSKMGLQARLMSQALRKLTGAINKTGCACIFINQLREKIGVMFGNPETTTGGNALKFYASVRLDIRRIGQIKESADNVLGNRTRVKVVKNKVAPPFKVVEFDIMYGKGISKSGELIDIGVELDVIKKAGSWFSYNDNKLGQGRDAVKLLIEDNPELMEDIELKIKEKIQGSVIKEPADAE, encoded by the coding sequence ATGTCTGATAATACAGAAAAACTCAAAGCACTTCAACTGACCATAGATAAGTTAGAGAAGGCTTATGGCAAAGGTACCATCATGAAATTGTCTGACAATAAGGTACTGGATGTCCCTACGATTTCTACAGGATCATTGGGGCTGGACATGGCATTGGGTGTTGGAGGTATCCCAAAGGGTAGGGTGATCGAAATATATGGCCCTGAGTCTTCAGGTAAGACTACTCTGGCTATGCACTGCATAGCTGAAGCTCAAAAGAAGGGTGGACTTGCAGCTATTATCGATGCGGAGCATGCGTTTGATAAGACCTATGCTGAAAAGCTTGGTATTGATACCGAGAATCTTTTGATTTCACAGCCGGATAATGGTGAACAGGCACTTGAAATTGCCGAGCACCTTATTCGTTCAGGAGCTATTGATATTATTGTGATAGATTCTGTGGCAGCCCTGGTGCCCCGTAGTGAGCTGGAGGGTGAAATGGGTGACAGTAAAATGGGCCTACAAGCCAGGCTGATGTCTCAGGCACTGAGAAAACTAACTGGGGCTATTAACAAAACGGGCTGTGCCTGTATTTTTATCAACCAGCTGCGTGAGAAAATCGGTGTGATGTTCGGAAACCCGGAGACTACCACTGGTGGTAATGCTTTGAAGTTTTACGCTTCTGTTCGTTTAGATATCAGGAGAATTGGCCAGATCAAGGAAAGTGCGGACAATGTGCTGGGTAACCGCACAAGGGTTAAGGTGGTGAAAAACAAAGTGGCACCTCCATTCAAAGTGGTGGAGTTTGATATCATGTATGGCAAAGGCATCAGCAAGTCAGGCGAGCTGATTGATATTGGTGTGGAGCTGGATGTGATCAAAAAGGCAGGTTCATGGTTCTCCTACAATGACAACAAGCTTGGCCAGGGACGTGATGCTGTCAAACTCCTGATCGAAGACAATCCGGAATTGATGGAAGATATCGAGCTGAAAATAAAGGAAAAGATTCAGGGAAGCGTCATCAAGGAGCCAGCTGATGCTGAGTAA
- the rpsB gene encoding 30S ribosomal protein S2, with the protein MQKLEYKDLLDAGVHFGHLTRKWNPQMAPYIFMEKNGIHIIDLNKTLTCMDQAAHALQSVVRSGRKVMFVATKKQAKEVVETAAQKLGMPYVTERWLGGMLTNFATIRKSLKKMAGIDKLMKDESYLNLAKRERLMISREKEKLERVLGGIADLNRLPAALFVIDIKREHIAVAEAQKLNIPVFALVDTNSDPTQVDFPIPGNDDAWKSINLITNYITQSLEEGLAERKKDKEDQKLQEEEEAKKKVDEEA; encoded by the coding sequence ATGCAAAAGCTAGAATACAAAGACTTATTGGACGCTGGTGTTCATTTTGGTCACCTTACACGTAAGTGGAATCCACAAATGGCGCCTTACATCTTCATGGAGAAGAATGGCATCCACATTATAGATCTCAATAAAACCCTGACCTGCATGGATCAGGCAGCACACGCCTTACAGTCAGTCGTAAGATCAGGCCGTAAAGTAATGTTCGTTGCTACCAAAAAGCAGGCTAAAGAAGTGGTAGAAACTGCCGCTCAGAAATTGGGCATGCCCTACGTAACCGAAAGATGGTTGGGTGGTATGTTGACCAACTTCGCAACCATCAGAAAGTCATTGAAGAAAATGGCTGGTATTGACAAGTTGATGAAAGACGAGTCTTACCTGAACCTTGCGAAGAGAGAGCGACTGATGATCAGCCGCGAGAAAGAAAAACTGGAAAGAGTACTAGGTGGTATAGCAGACCTAAACAGACTTCCAGCTGCACTTTTCGTGATCGATATCAAAAGAGAGCACATTGCAGTAGCAGAAGCTCAGAAGCTTAACATTCCTGTATTTGCTTTGGTAGATACAAACTCTGATCCTACTCAGGTAGATTTCCCAATCCCAGGTAATGACGATGCATGGAAATCAATTAACCTGATCACTAACTACATCACTCAGTCCTTGGAAGAAGGTCTGGCTGAGCGTAAGAAGGATAAGGAAGATCAAAAACTACAGGAAGAAGAAGAAGCAAAGAAGAAAGTAGACGAAGAGGCATAA
- the queA gene encoding tRNA preQ1(34) S-adenosylmethionine ribosyltransferase-isomerase QueA produces the protein MKLSAFKFDLPSSHIALHPTENRDESRLMVIHRDTGEIEHKTFKDIVDYFDEGDMVVINDTKVFPARLYGNKEKTGAKIEVFLLRELNKEMKLWDVLVDPARKIRVGNKLYFGEGELVAEVIDNTTSRGRTIRFLFDGEEDEFYRMIDRLGETPLPKSIKRSTVPEDRERFQTIYAKNVGAVAAPTAGLHFTQQVLKRLEIKGVDINPVTLHVGLGTFRPVDVEDLTKHKMDSENYFVPEPTAERVNRALDEKKRVLAIGTTVMRTLESSVSANGRLKANEGWTDKFIFPQYEFKICNALVTNFHLPESTLLMMAAAFGGYDLIMEAYKVAMKEKYRFFTYGDAMLIL, from the coding sequence ATGAAATTATCAGCGTTCAAATTTGATCTACCTTCCAGCCATATTGCCCTTCACCCTACTGAAAATCGCGACGAGTCCCGATTGATGGTGATACACAGGGATACTGGTGAAATCGAGCATAAGACGTTTAAAGATATAGTAGATTATTTTGACGAAGGGGATATGGTAGTGATCAATGACACTAAAGTATTCCCAGCCAGATTATACGGCAATAAAGAAAAGACGGGTGCTAAAATTGAAGTTTTTCTTCTCAGAGAGCTCAATAAGGAAATGAAATTGTGGGATGTGCTGGTAGATCCGGCCAGAAAGATCCGTGTGGGAAACAAGCTATACTTTGGAGAAGGAGAGTTGGTGGCAGAGGTCATCGACAATACCACATCCAGAGGTCGTACCATCAGATTCCTGTTCGATGGCGAGGAAGATGAGTTTTACAGAATGATCGATCGTTTGGGTGAAACTCCACTTCCAAAGAGTATCAAAAGATCGACTGTGCCTGAGGATCGCGAGCGTTTCCAGACCATTTATGCTAAAAATGTGGGCGCCGTAGCGGCACCTACCGCAGGTCTTCACTTTACCCAGCAGGTGCTTAAGCGCTTGGAAATCAAAGGGGTGGATATTAACCCCGTGACACTCCACGTTGGGCTAGGTACTTTCCGTCCAGTGGATGTGGAAGACCTTACCAAGCATAAGATGGATTCAGAGAATTATTTTGTGCCCGAGCCAACTGCCGAGCGTGTGAACCGCGCTCTGGATGAGAAAAAACGTGTGTTAGCTATTGGTACCACGGTGATGCGTACTTTGGAATCTTCTGTTTCGGCCAATGGTCGGTTGAAGGCCAATGAGGGATGGACTGATAAGTTTATCTTCCCACAATACGAGTTTAAGATTTGTAACGCTTTGGTGACCAACTTTCATTTACCGGAATCCACCCTACTGATGATGGCAGCAGCCTTTGGTGGGTATGATCTGATAATGGAGGCTTACAAAGTAGCCATGAAGGAAAAGTATCGTTTCTTCACCTATGGTGATGCGATGTTGATCCTCTAA
- a CDS encoding cell wall metabolism sensor histidine kinase WalK, whose product MIINSRGLALMLAFVISMIATAFLALVPSVLTTALIIGFGITFCASYILIRLVLEFLFFRHINDINEALENFQDQELSNITKPTKTLSLNPLKRINKDIFSYAEKKQQEILELKRMEVFRREFIADVSHELKTPIFAAQGFVHTLLDGAVEDKKVRGKFLKKAAKSLDGLDILVQDLLTISQMETGEIKMHVENFDIVALAREVLDQLEDKAEKQKIDIQIEEPTARHFVKGDYRRIYQVLINLMSNAIKYTKKKGTVRIRFEEKDNHVITSVVDNGRGIPQEDLKRIFERFYRVEKSRSKEKGGTGLGLAIVKHIMEGHGSTVEVKSQVKKGSTFSFKLKKGKPVAHRFVEEDEEDEEDYA is encoded by the coding sequence ATGATCATCAACTCTCGCGGACTGGCCCTGATGCTCGCCTTTGTGATCTCCATGATTGCGACAGCTTTTCTGGCTCTGGTGCCTTCCGTGCTCACCACAGCATTGATCATCGGGTTTGGCATCACTTTTTGTGCTTCCTATATTCTCATCAGGTTGGTGCTCGAGTTTCTCTTTTTCAGACATATTAATGATATCAATGAGGCCCTTGAAAACTTTCAGGATCAGGAATTATCAAACATCACCAAGCCCACCAAGACGCTTTCACTAAACCCTCTGAAAAGAATCAATAAGGATATTTTCAGCTACGCAGAAAAAAAGCAGCAGGAAATACTGGAGCTTAAGCGCATGGAAGTATTTCGTCGGGAATTCATTGCAGACGTATCTCATGAGCTAAAAACTCCCATTTTCGCTGCCCAGGGTTTCGTGCATACCCTATTGGATGGCGCGGTGGAAGACAAAAAGGTTCGTGGAAAATTTCTAAAGAAAGCGGCCAAAAGCCTTGATGGCCTTGACATCCTGGTGCAGGATCTGCTCACCATCTCTCAGATGGAAACCGGAGAGATCAAAATGCACGTGGAGAACTTTGACATTGTAGCCCTGGCCCGCGAAGTACTGGATCAGCTGGAGGACAAAGCCGAAAAACAAAAAATTGACATCCAGATTGAAGAGCCCACCGCCAGGCATTTTGTAAAGGGCGACTACCGACGCATCTATCAGGTATTAATCAACCTGATGTCAAATGCCATTAAATACACCAAGAAAAAAGGCACTGTCAGAATCCGGTTTGAGGAAAAAGACAACCACGTCATTACCTCCGTAGTGGATAATGGCAGGGGAATTCCTCAAGAAGACCTCAAGAGAATCTTCGAGCGATTTTACCGGGTAGAAAAAAGCCGATCCAAAGAAAAAGGAGGCACCGGGCTCGGTCTGGCCATCGTCAAGCACATCATGGAGGGCCATGGCTCCACTGTAGAGGTGAAGAGTCAGGTAAAAAAAGGATCGACTTTTAGTTTTAAATTAAAAAAAGGTAAGCCAGTTGCGCATAGATTTGTGGAGGAAGACGAAGAGGACGAAGAAGACTATGCATAA
- a CDS encoding ABC transporter permease: protein MLIVRLILESFRFAWNALRMNILRTTLSLLGVTIGIFAIIAVFTLVDSLERSIKDSLNFLGTNNINVEKWPYGFGGGPYPWWKYMQRPYPTYDEYKFLRDNVKNAQGMSIFTVRGGVTAKYESSSSVDLDLLGVVHGHKDVYEIPIEKGRYFTPQEAEAGRNVVILGFRSVKELFPNQSPIGKSIKIKGLKYHVIGVIKEEGDGFLGAPSNDENIYMPYRSFLKIYYSGQRSGVESHITVKGLDKDIGLVELEAELRGLMRKKRSLKPKEEDTFALNRPEAIANFIGSTFDVIGLAGWVIGGFSILVGGFGIANIMFVSVRERTHIIGIQKSLGAKNYFILFQFLFESVFLSVIGGGVGILLVWLLSFVSLGSLDLVLSLSNIVLGLGVSAIIGMASGIIPAAMAARLDPVIAIRSQ from the coding sequence GTGCTCATCGTCAGACTCATACTTGAAAGTTTTCGTTTTGCCTGGAATGCGCTGAGGATGAATATCCTGCGCACCACCCTGTCTCTGCTGGGTGTCACCATCGGCATTTTTGCCATCATCGCAGTATTCACCCTGGTGGATTCTCTGGAGCGTAGCATCAAAGACAGTTTGAATTTTCTGGGCACCAATAACATCAATGTGGAGAAATGGCCCTATGGATTTGGTGGTGGGCCCTACCCCTGGTGGAAATACATGCAGCGCCCCTATCCTACTTATGATGAATACAAATTTCTGAGGGACAATGTGAAAAACGCTCAGGGCATGTCCATTTTCACTGTCAGGGGTGGAGTGACGGCCAAATACGAAAGTAGTAGCAGTGTGGACCTGGACCTACTGGGCGTGGTACACGGACACAAAGACGTCTATGAAATTCCGATAGAAAAAGGCAGGTATTTTACACCTCAGGAAGCGGAAGCAGGAAGAAATGTGGTCATCCTGGGATTCAGGTCCGTCAAAGAACTTTTTCCTAATCAAAGCCCAATTGGGAAATCCATTAAAATAAAGGGGCTCAAATATCACGTGATCGGAGTAATCAAGGAAGAAGGTGATGGCTTCCTGGGTGCCCCGTCCAATGATGAAAATATTTACATGCCCTACCGGTCATTCCTCAAGATCTATTATTCAGGCCAGCGATCAGGGGTAGAGTCTCACATTACAGTGAAAGGACTGGACAAGGACATTGGGCTGGTGGAGCTGGAGGCAGAGCTGCGGGGCCTCATGCGCAAAAAGCGCTCACTCAAGCCGAAAGAAGAAGATACCTTCGCACTGAACAGACCGGAGGCCATTGCCAATTTCATTGGATCTACTTTTGATGTCATCGGGCTGGCAGGCTGGGTCATTGGTGGTTTTTCCATCCTTGTGGGTGGCTTTGGAATTGCCAACATCATGTTTGTATCCGTCAGAGAGCGAACTCACATTATTGGCATTCAGAAATCCCTGGGCGCCAAAAATTATTTCATCCTGTTCCAGTTCCTCTTCGAATCAGTCTTCTTAAGTGTGATTGGTGGTGGGGTAGGCATATTGCTGGTCTGGCTCCTTTCGTTTGTGAGTCTGGGATCTCTGGATCTGGTACTGAGTCTTTCGAATATTGTGCTCGGACTTGGGGTGTCTGCCATTATAGGCATGGCCTCTGGCATCATCCCTGCCGCCATGGCAGCCAGGCTTGATCCGGTGATTGCCATCAGGTCTCAATAA
- a CDS encoding response regulator transcription factor, whose translation MAKNAQKILVVDDEADILELLKYNLIKEGYDVKIALDGIKGVDIAKSFVPDLIILDIMMPKQDGVETCRQIREIPELANAFVIFLTARSEEYSEVAAFDMGADDYITKPIKPRALVSRINALFRRESKKKKESNQISIDNLIVDRTSYTVFVGEEKVSLPKKEFELLYFLAQNPGKVFSRDELLQNIWGTDVYVLARTVDVHIRKVREKIGDGYISTVKGVGYKFDTN comes from the coding sequence ATGGCGAAGAATGCCCAAAAAATTTTGGTCGTAGATGATGAAGCAGACATTCTTGAATTATTAAAATATAACTTGATCAAAGAAGGCTATGACGTGAAAATAGCCCTGGACGGGATCAAAGGTGTGGATATTGCCAAATCATTCGTGCCGGACCTGATCATTCTGGACATTATGATGCCCAAGCAAGACGGTGTAGAAACCTGTCGTCAGATACGCGAAATTCCTGAGCTGGCAAATGCCTTTGTCATCTTCCTTACAGCCAGATCTGAGGAGTATTCTGAGGTGGCCGCTTTTGATATGGGTGCCGATGACTATATCACCAAGCCTATCAAACCGCGTGCATTGGTTAGCAGAATCAATGCCCTGTTCAGGAGGGAATCCAAGAAGAAAAAAGAATCCAATCAAATTTCCATAGACAACCTGATCGTAGACCGAACCAGCTACACCGTGTTTGTGGGAGAAGAGAAGGTCAGCCTTCCCAAAAAAGAATTCGAACTTTTGTACTTTCTGGCTCAAAATCCCGGAAAGGTTTTCAGTAGAGATGAACTCCTACAAAACATCTGGGGCACCGATGTATATGTACTGGCCCGAACAGTGGACGTGCACATTCGGAAGGTGCGTGAAAAAATAGGTGATGGCTACATCTCCACCGTCAAGGGTGTCGGGTATAAGTTTGACACCAATTAA
- a CDS encoding aminopeptidase: MLKKISWGILLILIALCLYYWNWLSYGYNQAKGQLKVITQSRPIEDFLQDPNFPDSLKQKLELTMAVRGFAVDSLGLNKSDNYTELYDQKGKTLLWNVSASEPYALKAYTWQYPFLGEMPYKGFFDLEKAKKEADLLKEKGLDVRIRTVGGWSTLGILKDPLLSNMLERNDGALAEVIIHELTHATLFVKNEVEFNENLASFIGEKGAERFLVSHFGDSSAQHLEYLQSLADSKTLTRIILAGAGRLDSLYGSFTDSLKTSLKDSLKNNCIQHIANDLKNGAFYNTRYQNIFDDVLPNNAYFMAHRRYHNQEDSIQAIFHQYDDDIKLMLTAMKIKYGK; this comes from the coding sequence ATGCTCAAAAAAATATCGTGGGGTATTTTGCTTATATTAATAGCATTGTGCTTATACTATTGGAATTGGCTCTCCTATGGCTATAATCAGGCCAAAGGACAACTCAAAGTCATTACCCAATCCCGACCTATTGAAGATTTTCTCCAGGATCCCAATTTTCCAGATTCATTAAAACAAAAACTGGAACTCACCATGGCCGTTCGCGGCTTTGCGGTAGATAGCCTGGGGCTAAACAAGTCAGATAATTACACAGAGCTGTATGATCAGAAAGGCAAAACACTCCTTTGGAATGTCTCAGCTAGCGAGCCCTATGCACTTAAAGCCTACACCTGGCAGTATCCTTTTCTGGGCGAAATGCCGTACAAAGGTTTTTTTGATTTGGAAAAAGCCAAAAAAGAAGCTGATTTACTGAAAGAAAAGGGGCTTGATGTTCGCATCAGAACGGTCGGAGGATGGTCCACCCTGGGCATCCTCAAAGATCCGCTACTCTCCAACATGCTGGAAAGAAATGACGGTGCCCTGGCCGAGGTAATCATCCATGAGCTCACGCATGCAACCCTTTTTGTTAAAAACGAGGTGGAATTCAATGAAAACCTGGCCTCTTTTATCGGGGAGAAAGGTGCCGAACGCTTTCTTGTCTCTCACTTTGGGGACAGTTCGGCTCAGCACCTGGAGTACCTCCAGTCCCTGGCTGACTCAAAAACTCTTACCAGGATCATACTGGCGGGAGCAGGAAGACTCGATAGCTTGTATGGGAGCTTTACCGATTCGCTGAAAACCTCACTCAAAGATTCGCTTAAAAACAATTGCATTCAGCATATTGCTAATGATCTCAAAAACGGAGCATTCTACAATACCCGATACCAAAACATCTTTGATGACGTATTGCCAAACAATGCCTACTTCATGGCACACAGGCGTTATCACAATCAAGAAGATTCCATTCAAGCCATATTTCATCAATATGATGACGACATCAAATTGATGCTCACAGCTATGAAAATAAAGTATGGAAAGTGA